ATAGATGCGTAGAATTCCCTCTCTTACACATCCTCCGCTCATAACTATTCGatctagagctggcaaaccagcCAAAACCCGCGGATAAATCCgacccggcccgtgaaaacccgtaCCCGGCTTGGCTGGTTGTCTTAACAAGctgggttagggttggagaaatgccggATTGTGTGAGAATGGATAAACCCGGCCAGTCCCGTAAATCCGGGGATATAACGCGTATACCCGCAGTTCCATTTATGCCGCGTGTCCCTATCAATTTTTATACGTGTCTGAGGCTCTGAGTCTGAGCataaataaaacataaaagaaaaagaccCTAGCGTTATCTTCTCTGAATCTCTGCTTtctacttctttcttcttctccgtccGCAGCGGCAGCTGCAGATCCGCAGTTCACTGATTAGTTGAATGTTGAAATCGATCTTGAAAGACTTGACTTGAATCTTCACAATCACCGAACTCCTGGGTAAGTGTgatttctaattgattttaatgttCAAAAAAACGAGTCTTCTTATCCATCTTAACTTCTGCAGATAGTGATTCGATTAGTTTGAGttttttcagattttggaattggggTTTTGTTAATAATCTCTGCTAATTCTTCATCTTGTTGTGGAAGATTCAGAGTTGAGGACAGGTAATCTTCTAATCCTATCTTCTTTAGTTCTTCTGTGTACTGTGTTTATGTAATTCATGTCATGTCTGATAATTTCTCTAGATTGGTTATGTTTCAAACTTTCACTGCTCAATCAATGACCAAAGTTGATGATTGAGTCATTTTGCAAGTCAATTGCTGATGTTAGTCCATGAACCATGATAGTAGACAGTAGTAACAATCTGatggattttgttttcttttcttgtccAAGTTATTTTCCCTTATTGGTTTGAAATTGAATTCTTTGAGTGTTTTGTTATTTAACCATGATAGTAACTAGTAAGTAATGTACTGATTTTTGTGTCTTTGACCTATTCTTTGTGGCTCCATCCAGATTccaggatgtcaagtgtacaagaacaaactcattataacgatgttatgagtagtgacggtgaggatgatgatgttgagatggtAGATCCTTTGGATGGCTCTACAACTGTTGATTGTGCACCTGCACCAGTTTCAGGTGAAAAGGAACATAAACTTAGATCTGATGTTTGGGAATATTTTGATCTCATTAAATATAAAGATGGATCAAAGAAGGGAGTGTGCAAGGCTTGTAAAGTGGGATATAAATATGATAGCCAGAAAGGTGGAACCTCATCTATTAAAAGGCATAAGTGCCGTGAGCGTCATTCTCAGGACATAGGACAAATGATTTTATCTGCAAAGAATGGCCAGTTGTCTTCCCGCGTACGCAAAATTGATCAGATGAAGTTTCGGGATCTTATTTCAGAATTACTCATTGCAAGAAATGTCCCATTGGCTTTGGTGGAGTGGAAAGAATTTAGGGACATATGTGCTTATCTAAATGAGGATGCTAAaccaatatcaaggaatactAGGAAAGCCGATATTGTCAAAAAACATAATGcacaaaaagaagttattcgaaacatattgaaacttgctccaggtacgattcaaaatttcaaatcctgctGACCCACACCATATGTTTTgttttatacttttatgtatgTGTAATTGATTATGATAAGATGTGATGATATGTATGTGTAATCCTTACAGGTAGGATgtgtctaacatcagacatgtggaccGCTGTTACGACTACAGGGTATATAAGCTTAACTGTCCACTTTCTTGATCAAAATTGGGAATTAAAGAAGTATCTACTGAATTTTTGTgaacttccaccacctcatacaggtgAAGCACTTACTTGAGTGTTAAGATCTTTTATTTTATGTGCATGTGATATTTTACTTCAGTCTTGAGAtattccaccacctcatacatgTGAACTGAAGTACTTAATTGAGAGTTTAACTTTTGTGTTCCACTACCTCATACAGGTGAAAACCTTTCTGCCAATCTATttgcaatgatagaagattgggtaATTGAAGAAAAagtatccaacatcaccttggataatgctgcaaataacggagcttgtgctagaattatgcagagtagacttgttgcaaagaagatcCTGTTTAACAAGGGAAAATACTTTCATGTGTGTTGCTGTGCTCACATCTTAGCTCTTATTGTAAAAgatggacttgtgaagattgatccaGTTGTGCTTAAGTTAAGAAAGTCAGTGAAGTCGCTTAAAAAGtcccaagtaagaaaacaaaaattcttggacATTGTTGATACTTTAGGAATGTCTGCAGTAAGAAGGGGTGTTCGTCAAGATGTTAAGACAAGGTGGGTTTCCACTTTTATTTTGTTATACAGTTAAAGAATGGTATCATTGTTTATAAAATACTCATTGAATGTTTGTTAATTTTTCTTTATACAGAtggaattcaacttatcttatGTTAGACAGTTTTCTTGTGTATAGAAGTGTTTTCGCTCACTTGAAGAAGGTGGATTCAGACTATAAAGACTGCCCAACTGACGAAGAATGGGATCAAATTGAAGTGGTCACAAAGTTTCTCAAGACGTTTTATGATCTCACAACTTTAttttctggtagtaagtatcctacCTCCAATCTATATTTTGAAGGAGTTTGTCAAGTTCAGGtgttattaaaaaaagaaagcaCAAATGAAATTGAATTCATTAGGGACATGGTGAAAGAGATGCAAGAAAAGTTTAACAGTTATTGGGAGAACTTAAGTCCTATATTGTCCATGGCacttgtgttagatcctagattgAAACTGAAGTATCTAAACTTTGCTTATTCCAAGTTGTATCCTGATGTAAGACAATTAGAAAGTAAAGTTGCTGATGTGCGTGAAGATATGAAAAAACTTTATAATGAGTATTACACCTTGTCAAGAGCTTCTGGTAGTGGAACTCAGAATTTTGGTATTCAAACTGGTGCAAATTCTGCCCATCAAGAAAGTGAGTGGATCCAGGTAATTTTAAAGCTTACTTATGTCAGTACATGTGGTCTTGTATTATTTTGTGTTTTAACCAAACAAAGTGCGTTTATGAAGTTATATTATATGTCCTCATAGATTGGTTTCGCAGGAATATGCTGCAACACAGGAAAGTGGTGGTGATCTGCAATCTGACTTGTCAAAGTTGGATCAATATCTTAGCGAGAAATATGGATTTATTAATCAACCGCTCGATATCCTAATGTATTGGAAAGCCCAGGAACAATGATTTCCAGTACTTTCAAGAATGGCAGGGGAtattttgtcaattcctatttcaaccgtCGCTTCGGAATCTGCATTCAGCATTGGTGGAAGGGTAATTGATCGGTTTCGCAGTTCtttattacctgaaaatgctgaggcgttgataacaactcgtgattggaaACATGGAGTTGGTAAGTGTGCCTAAGTGGCGCCGCGTAATTCAGTAATACTTCATTTAGTTGAAtgtgtaaatttcatatatagctttgattgtttttatccatgtaggaaaagaagatatggatgaaGATAATGGGATTATTGGATAagatgtattaggatttgaacttggTGCAGTGGAGGATAGGACAGATGAGAATGgggaagtaagttcttatgcgtctaattagtatgcgtacttcttcaatataaagcggggtaattatgcaaattccatgttttttacttgaatattttcttttgtttgatttatttttgcttgaaattacagattcatattgaatagttggagctactcaaagatagacatggaaaatgagaatttttttggacagacagttatcgcagtgtctccaaattttgtataaaaaagatgttggagatgtttttttggacagttatcacttttttttgattaaccacaatatacattttgtgcaggaagtggttattaatatcTTTATTGTTGCACTTGGTGATACAAAGTACAAACAATGGTATTACTACGGTTTCgaaggttttttttcttttttgaagatatcatgaactgatgagTACTAAACTACAATGATTAGTATACTGTGTATCTGTGACTCTGTGAGTCTGTGTTCCTCTCATGATGCAAAACTAGTGTCAAATTATTGTTAAGTTTTGCAATTTTCTTGATCCTTTCATTAAGTTTTTAAGTTTCGGTGCGACACCGAGTCACTCgctgttgaatctgtaatctgttgattgaattgaatggaaatgtcaaatgaattagatgaatgttaggttgcagAGAAGGAGTTTTTGATGGCCTGAATGTGGTCGGAAATAATCCAGAaatcagaggaaactctgtcaatTCGTTCGTTCACTAAGCAGAAACCAGCTAACCCGCAGGTTtaacccgttacgggtgcgggttgatgAAATGACCatccgtgaagaatatcaacccgcgggttttgacccgtgttaacccgaacccgtatatcccgtaacaagccagccccggcccgcccgtttgccggCTCTAATTCGATCATTTGGCGCGATTTTGCTCCACGATTCTCAGATATCGCCTCTTTTCTGCTCACAGCCAGTCGGTCACAGGCATTTTTCATTTCTCTTTCTAAAGCTCTGGACGGATAATGGTGTCTTCACGAGTCAGGATTTCGGTTCGAGTATTctttatccttcttcttcttgctgTCCTTTTCTATGCTGGTCGTcctctttattggaaaatctctgCAACTATTCACGAGATTCGAGAGAATAGGCAAACTGTTAAACAAGGTCTTCTTCTCCCCAATATATATGTTCTTTATTGTTAAAAAAATTTAGAGGTGGATTCTGATAAAGAGTTTGTTTCTGATTCAgggtttgtttttaattttgatttggtgtgttgTTATTTCAGGGATTTCACAAATTGTTTATGAAGCTCAGAAATCAGTTGGATGGTTCCATGATGAATCTGATCCTGGATTTGAAGACGAACACAGTACTAAGAAATCTGGTTTGATCACTACTACTAGAAGGATTCTTAGCGGTTAATTTCATCTTAAAGAACTTATCAGGTttcttcttttaacttcttttttttttctgctaCATTAATTGAGAAATTGGTAGTTGCAATTTTGAGACACTTACTTGTAATTATaaattagttcaaggattttaCTCTGTTACTTGTTTATTATTGATTTTGTGTTATAATAATGTCTTGCCCAAGAATTAGTGAAAATTATTTTCATGCTCTTGATTTCACAGTCTCTTTATAGAAATTTGGTATGGGTCATATACTATCATAGTACCAATGGTTCTTGGCAAACTAAGCTCCTTCTAGTTTAGCACAATCCAATGGTTCTTGGCAAACTAAGCTCCTTCTAGTTTAGCACCATCATTTGACAAGCCAATGGCCCGAAAACCTAAAGGTTCGTCTAGGGAGGGCTGTAAGCCTTATTGATTGATGGAGTTTATTTGTAAATTGATTGATGTCAAAACCTTCCATCAACTATCCTTTTCTCTGATAGTGTTAGTTTTTGAAAGTACACGGTTGTTACATGGAGTTTCATATTTGTAGGATTATGGGCATGCATGGTTGCACCAAGGGATATGGAACTGATAGATGCTTAGTTGCTTACCACGAAGTATATTCTTGATATTGATGTTGACATAGTACTGTGAATGAAATGAAGAATATTAGTAGTACTGAAACCTGAAAAGTCTTGCACACGAGCACACTAGGTAAGGGTGCTTTAGCCTGAACTAAGATTTAGAATAGTAGGTCTATGGCACGAATACATAAGTGGGTCTTGAAATTCTCTTGAAGGGGTATTTACTATTAGCCCAGCATAGAGAAGAGTAAGCCATCGCTTACAGTACAAGAAAGGATTGCTCGGAGTAATCTATTTCAGCTACTGTAATCACTGTGGCTTGTTGGCTTCTCGTTGCTTCTGAGATGCTAGGACATCTGCAGGGCTAGGTGCATTTTTGGAGTACAACTAAGGTTTTGCTGTGCTTGACCATTCATGTTAGCCAGTTACCTATCAGTAAAATGCACCAAAGGCGATGAATTAGATTTAAATAGAACTATTTGGCTAGTATTTATGCTATGCCATCTTGGCAGCCATGAGTAGTGCCCtttcaatcaatcataatagCTCTTGACTGTTGTAGTACCTAGCAGATCAGCTACAACTTTGAGAGTGTTCCTAGGGAATTTCTGCAAAGGATTCCTGCTCGTGCCAGTCTTAGGTAGCCTTTGGCACTCCCATCACCCGGTTTTCCGGTGGAGGCAACCAGCTAGTTGAGATGCTTGTCTGGTGACTCTCTGGCCCTGGTGTTGGGCCACCGATAGAACGATGGGTTTTGGTGTGccaaagtgaaattattttgctGGGTAGGGCCATTGCAGCAAATTGTATTAGGATTTACATCATattcattttaaaaatggacTTATTTGTTGGACATCCGACTAAAAGTTGGTTTTGATGGAACAACATTGGTCGTGTATAGTTTGTTGCATGGAGTTTCTTTCTTATTGTGCGAGCTAGGAACATGGAGTTTGATATTTGTAGGATATGGTAGGTTGTCACTCCTTATGGCTGAGCAATGAGTTATCTCTTAATCATCAAGGGAGAGTACCTAGTGCTACGTTAGGCGATGTAAGTTTGAGAAGAAAACGAGGTGGCAGTTCCCGGTTGTGAAAAGTAGATGGGAGCAGGGGCGGAGCTACATGGAGAGGAGGGTGTGCAATTGCACCCCCTCAAATGTGAGCTCCCAAGCCTAATTTCAACTAATTGATCCCATTTTTAGTCATTTTAGCCCTTTTGCACCCCTAAAACATGTGTTGATTGGCAACTTGCCCACCCATTTCTCGAATCCTGGCTCCGCCCATGGATGGGAGAGTTTTTATGCAACCTTGAAAAGGCGTGTAGGAGAGAGTGAAATCAGTTGGAGAAGCTTGAGGTTTTGCTAAGTCTTTGAATACATCTTAGTGACACTAATCTATTAAGTTTGATTGTTTCTTTTTCTGTTCAAGTTTTGTGATTCTAGAGTTTGTTCAAACCCTACTAGTTAGTAGTTCTACTATTTTCTTGTTGATGTTCTATTGAAATTTACCTAGAGTTAATCCATCACAATTGATGGGGTATATTGGCATTGTTATCCAAGTGCTAGTTTGCACCTTAAAGTTGTGTAATCTATAAATTTGGGAGAAGTAACTGCATCCCATTATTTCACAGTGGAAGTTTTCCCATGGAGGAAAAAACCATGGGCAAATTTCCACATGAAATAATAGATTACGACTACTTCTCACAAATTTGTAATTGCACAATTTCAAGATGCAtataacacttggataacaatgccAGGATACTCACTCACCAATTGTACGTAGATCAAACCTTAGAATCACCTAGCTTGGGTGGAAGAAGAAACAATTAATTTTGATAAAACCTTAGAATCACCAAGCTTGGGTGGAAGAAGAAACAATCAAACTTGATGGATTAACGTCACCAAGATGTAGCCAAACACTTCCTTACCATGAATCCCTTTTTTTATCCTCAATCAAACACTGATTTCCTTGTCTATTACTcactttgttgctgctgctcccCTCCCTGTTTTTGTAACTTACACTACCAACCACTCCTCTATGAATTCCATTTTAACCTAACATAGCTCATGATAGGTACTCTCCCTTAATGTTTAAGGGATAACTCATTGCTGGGTCATCAGGAGTGATAGCCCAACAGGATCATGAGCATGCAGGGTTGCACCAAGGGACATGGAACTAATAGACGCTTAGTTGCTTACCACAATATATGTAGCCATTTTGTTATTGAGATATTTACTATTAGCTAAGCACAGAGATATTTACAGTCATCATCAGTTACAGTAAAAGAAAGAAAGGTTTGTTCTGAGTGAGCCCACATTTCAGCCACTGGAATCACTGTGGCTTGTTGGCTTCTCGTTGCTGTCTGAGATGCTAGGACATCTGCAGGGCGAGGTGCATATTTGGACTACAGTTAAGGTTTCGCTGAGATGCTTGTGTGTAGGTTAGCCAGGTATTAAGAAGGTGCATATTTTGAGGATCGCTCATGTTAGCCAGGTATTAAGAAGGTGTTAATTTCCTTCGGCAGTCCCATCACCTGGTTTTCCATTGGGTCAACCAGCTAGTTGAGATGCTTGTGTGGGTTGTTGGTGGTTCTCTGGCCCCGGTGTTGTGGTGTTGGACCATAGTTAGGAAGGTGTTTTGGTGCGTGGTGCACCCAAGTGAATTTATTTTGCAGCGGTAGGGCCATGGTTTCAACTTATGGTGGTTGTGACGAAGTCTGCTTATAGAATAAAGATTTTCGAGCAAGCCATAGACTCCATATAGTAAAGCAGAGGGTAGTGAGTTCTGTTTCGTCAATGATCATTTGCAGAAATGCCAGGGCAGTTCCTCATTTTATTCTTTGGATGTATCTAGGATGAAAGTAAAAAATGGATTTGATCAGAGCTTCAAAATCTGGTTGGTTATCAGTTGGCCAAATATAGTAATAAGCACAAGGGTACAACTTTACTACCAGTAGTTAAAGAGAGCTGACATTCACTTGGTTGAAATATGAAATATGCTAACATGCACATCTGTCTTCTGCGGTCCATGATTTCGAGTCTTCAATTTAAACCTGAAGGATTTTCTTACAAATTGGTGTATCCACTATGTTCTTGCTCACTTGCG
This DNA window, taken from Papaver somniferum cultivar HN1 chromosome 3, ASM357369v1, whole genome shotgun sequence, encodes the following:
- the LOC113359934 gene encoding zinc finger BED domain-containing protein RICESLEEPER 2-like, with the translated sequence MVDPLDGSTTVDCAPAPVSGEKEHKLRSDVWEYFDLIKYKDGSKKGVCKACKVGYKYDSQKGGTSSIKRHKCRERHSQDIGQMILSAKNGQLSSRVRKIDQMKFRDLISELLIARNVPLALVEWKEFRDICRMCLTSDMWTAVTTTGYISLTVHFLDQNWELKKYLLNFCELPPPHTGENLSANLFAMIEDWSRLVAKKILFNKGKYFHVCCCAHILALIVKDGLVKIDPVVLKLRKSVKSLKKSQVRKQKFLDIVDTLGMSAVRRGVRQDVKTRWNSTYLMLDSFLVYRSVFAHLKKVDSDYKDCPTDEEWDQIEVVTKFLKTFYDLTTLFSGSKYPTSNLYFEGVCQVQVLLKKESTNEIEFIRDMVKEMQEKFNSYWENLSPILSMALVLDPRLKLKYLNFAYSKLYPDVRQLESKVADVREDMKKLYNEYYTLSRASGSGTQNFGIQTGANSAHQESEWIQEYAATQESGGDLQSDLSKLDQYLSEKYGFINQPLDILMYWKAQEQ